Proteins encoded in a region of the Eretmochelys imbricata isolate rEreImb1 chromosome 10, rEreImb1.hap1, whole genome shotgun sequence genome:
- the RCCD1 gene encoding RCC1 domain-containing protein 1 yields the protein MAEPGPQRGWFVFGFRGVAEPPAGGARRVEPEPGGIRVVRPAWSYTGLVTGRGRLVLRGLLAGPLPGRCRDLLPSESHVLLLRGAALEAWARGAGLCGGPAWRRRLHPGETAGPLPLAPGGYVTPRPPFLHPLPLPARKLVLGHEHAALLGPAGTVYTWGSSRHGQLGHGGLEPVSEPRLVEALHGVPMGDVAAGGWHSVSVSEGGDLYAWGWNESGQLALPCKALAEKRPPAAASVSQHEEPGAGEAELKLVSPKAAPGAEAGDFISIQAFPALLELPEGSEVSKVSCGSRHTAAVTRTGELYTWGWGKYGQLGHTDTASSDQPRQVGYFPANGLSVEDVVCGPWNTYICAVEK from the exons ATGGCGGAACCGGGTCCCCAGCGCGGCTGGTTCGTTTTCGGGTTTCGGGGCGTCGCGGAGCCTCCGGCCGGCGGGGCCCGGCGCGTGGAGCCGGAGCCGGGCGGGATCCGCGTGGTGCGGCCCGCGTGGAGCTACACGGGCCTGGTGACGG GGCGCGGCCGCCTGGTGCTGCGGGGGCTGCTGGCGGGGCCGCTGCCCGGGCGCTGCCGGGACCTGCTCCCCTCCGAGAGCCACGTGCTTCTGCTGCGAGGGGCCGCGCTGGAGGCCTGGGCGCGGGGTGCGGGGCTGTGCGGGGGCCCCGCCTGGCGGCGGCGGCTGCACCCAGGGGAGACGGCCGggcccctgcccctggcccccgGCGGCTACGTGACCCCGCGGCCGCCCTTCCTGCACCCGCTGCCGCTGCCGGCCCGGAAGCTGGTGCTGGGCCACGAGCACGCGGCGCTGCTGGGCCCTGCCGGGACCGTCTacacctggggctccagcag ACATGGGCAGCTCGGGCACGGGGGGCTGGAGCCAGTGTCGGAGCCCCGGCTCGTGGAGGCCTTGCATGGCGTGCCCATGGGGGACGTGGCAGCTGGAGGCTGGCATTCTGTCAGTGTCAGCG AGGGAGGTGATCTCTATGCCTGGGGCTGGAACGAATCGGGGCAGCTGGCATTACCTTGCAAAGCACTGGCAGAAAAAAGGCCACCAGCCGCAGCCTCTGTCTCCCAGCATGAGGAACCTGGCGCAG GAGAGGCGGAGCTGAAATTGGTCAGTCCCAAGGCAGCACCCGGTGCTGAAGCAGGTGACTTCATTTCAATCCAGGCCTTCCCCGCTTTGCTGGAGCTACCTGAGGGTTCAGAGGTCAGCAAGGTCAGCTGTGGTTCCCGCCACACTGCTGCTGTGACCC GAACAGGGGAGCTCTACACCTGGGGCTGGG GTAAATACGGGCAGCTTGGCCACACTGACACAGCCAGCTCTGACCAGCCAAGACAAGTGGGCTATTTCCCTGCAAACGGGCTCTCGGTGGAGGACGTGGTCTGTGGCCCATGGAACACTTACATCTGTGCAGTAGAGAAGTGA
- the UNC45A gene encoding protein unc-45 homolog A, translating to MEAAGAAGQLRQEGNRLFQAGDYAAALASYTRALELGAGPPERAVLHRNRAACHLKLEDYAKAEADASKAIEADGHDVKALFRRSQALQKLGRLDQAVYDLRRCMSLEPKNKAFQEALHDLGSSMQEKMKLMSCTDSKVEQMFQILLDPKETDTDKKQKAAQNLIVLAREEAGAEKIFQSNGVRLLLLLLDTGREDAMLAALRTLAGLCSGHRSRTMAILAELGAPCISAMLGAEHEQVSLAACNLLQVMFDALKEGLQRDFRGKEEALVLDPSKELKLLIAHLLEMLTREGASAHGRNNTLNLLIKVVPRKSLRDPNNSLTLWVIDQGLKKILEVGGTVCEAPGSLLATENSRMSAAVLLSKLYGDLKCDAERETFHRLCEDYVRSWFEGHGLAGKLRAIQTVSCLLQGPSEAGNQVLELEGIMESVLALCASVREVDQLVAVEALIHAADKAKRASFITANGVTLLKNIYKCSGRDSIRIRALVGLCKLGSAGGTDFSMKQFAEGSTLKLAKQCRKWLCNEVIDPGTRRWAVEGLAYLTFDADVKEEFVEDKAAVQAMFQLAKSEDRSVLFAVASTLVNCTNSYDHEEPDPQMLELAKYAKQHVPEQHPKDEPGCVRRRVHKLLAAGVVSALTCMVKSENPALTNSCRELISRVFLAVVEEAADRGSVVAQGGGKTLIPLSLEGTEVGQAKAAQALAKITITSNPEMAFPGERIYEVVRPLVSLLHLQRTGLENFEGLMALTNLAGVSERLRQKILKEKAVPMIEGYMFEQHELLRLAATECMCNMAVSAEVQELFLAEGSDRLKLLVLYSGEDDEKLRRAASGTLAMLTSLLPPICRKITQVTDHWLEILQALLLSPNEELQHRGAVIVLNMMAGREIAAKLMESEMLEILSVLAKEERDKPRVAQAAKECLAQAVACGLIKPNVNGE from the exons ATGGAGGCGGCC GGCGCGGCGGGGCAGCTGCGGCAGGAGGGGAACCGGCTCTTCCAGGCTGGGGACTACGCGGCCGCGCTGGCGTCCTACACGCGGGCCCTGGAGCTGGGCGCGGGGCCCCCGGAGCGCGCGGTGCTGCACCGCAACCGGGCCGCCTGCCACCTGAAACTG GAAGATTATGCCAAGGCAGAAGCTGATGCGTCTAAAG CCATCGAAGCCGATGGCCACGACGTCAAGGCGCTGTTCCGCCGCAGCCAGGCGCTGCAGAAGCTGGGCCGCCTGGACCAGGCGGTCTACGACCTGCGCAGATGTATGAGCCTGGAGCCCAAGAACAAGGCCTTCCAGGAGGCATTGCACGACCTGGGGAGCAGCATGCAGGAGAAG ATGAAGCTCATGTCCTGCACGGACTCCAAAGTAGAGCAGATGTTTCAGatcttactggaccccaaagagacagacacagacaaaAAACAGAAG GCAGCGCAGAACCTGATTGTGCTGGCCCGGGAAGAGGCTGGGGCGGAGAAGATCTTCCAGAGCAACGGCgtccggctgctgctgctcttgctggACACGGGCAGAGAGGACGCGATGCTGGCGGCTCTGCGCACTCTGGCTGGCCTGTGCTCTGGGCACCGTTCGCGG ACCATGGCCATCCTCGCGGAGCTGGGGGCACCATGCATTTCGGCGATGCTGGGAGCGGAGCACGAGCAGGTGTCTCTGGCGGCCTGTAACCTGTTGCAGGTCATGTTTGACGCACTgaaggaggggctgcagagggactTCCGTGGCAAGGAGGAAGCCCTTGTGCTGG ATCCCTCGAAGGAGCTGAAGCTGCTGATTGCGCACCTCTTGGAAATGCTGACCCGGGAGGGGGCCTCAGCCCACGGCCGCAACAACACCCTCAACCTCCTGATCAAAGTGGTGCCGCGGAAATCGCTGCGTGACCCCAACAACAGCCTGACCCTCTGGGTCATCGACCAGG GCCTGAAGAAGATTCTAGAAGTGGGGGGCACGGTGTGCGAGGCCCCTGGCAGCCTGCTTGCGACAGAGAACAGCCGGATGAGCGCTGCTGTCCTGCTGAGCAAGCTCTACGGTGACCTGAAGTGCGACGCCGAGAGGGAGACCTTCCACCGGCTGTGCGAAGACTATGTCAG GAGCTGGTTTGAGGGGCATGGGCTGGCTGGGAAGCTTCGTGCCATCCAGACGGTGTCGTGCCTGCTGCAGGGCCCCTCGGAAGCTGGGAACCAGGTGCTGGAGCTGGAGGGGATCATGGAGAGCGTGCTGGCTCTGTGCGCCTCCGTGCGGGAGGTCGACCAGCTGGTGGCCGTGGAGGCTCTGATCCATGCTGCTGACAAGGCCAAGCGGGCGTCTTTCATCACGGCCAACGGGGTGACCCTGCTCAAGAACATCTATAAGTGCAGCGGGAGGGACAGCATCCGCATCCGGGCCTTGGTG GGGCtctgcaagctgggctctgccggAGGCACCGATTTCAGCATGAAGCAGTTCGCCGAGGGCTCCACCCTGAAACTGGCCAAGCAGTGCCGCAA GTGGCTGTGTAACGAGGTGATCGACCCGGGCACACGGCGCTGGGCGGTGGAGGGCCTGGCCTACCTCACCTTCGACGCAGACGTCAAGGAGGAGTTTGTGGAGGACAAGGCAGCTGTGCAGGCCATGTTCCAGCTGGCCAAG tcagaggacaggagtGTACTGTTCGCCGTGGCCTCGACGCTGGTGAACTGCACCAACAGCTACGACCACGAGGAACCAGACCCCCAGATGCTGGAGCTGGCCAAGTATGCCAAGCAGCACGTCCCAGAGCAGCACCCCAAG GATGAGCCAGGCTGTGTGAGGCGGCGGGTGCACAagctgctggctgccggggtggTGTCAGCTCTCACCTGCATGGTGAAGAGTGAGAACCCGGCGCTGACCAACTCCTGCCGGGAGCTGATCTCCAG GGTGTTCCTGGCCGTGGTGGAGGAAGCAGCGGACAGAGGCAGCGTGGTGgcccagggagggggaaag acactCATCCCGCTGTCCTTGGAGGGTACCGAGGTGGGGCAGGCCAAGGCTGCACAGGCACTGGCGAAGATCACCATCACCTCCAACCCTGAGATGGCGTTCCCTGGAGAGCGG ATCTATGAGGTGGTCAGACCCCTGGTGAGTCTCCTGCACCTGCAGCGCACAGGCCTGGAGAACTTCGAGGGGCTGATGGCGCTGACCAATCTGGCCGGGGTCAGCGAGAGGCTGAG GCAGAAGATCCTGAAGGAGAAAGCGGTGCCCATGATCGAGGGCTACATGTTTGAGCAGCACGAGCTGCTCCGTCTGGCTGCCACCGAGTGTATGTGCAACATGGCCGTGAGCGCGGAG GTGCAGGAGCTCTTCCTGGCCGAGGGCAGCGACCGGCTGAAGCTGCTGGTTCTGTACAGCGGGGAGGACGACGAGAAGCTGCGGCGAGCAGCCTCCGGCACCTTGGCCATGCTGACCTCACTGCTGCCCCCGATCTGCAGGAAGATCACCCAAGTG ACGGATCACTGGCTGGAGATCCTGCAGGCCCTGTTGCTCAGCCCCAACGAGGAGCTGCAGCATCGTGGCGCCGTGATCGTGCTGAACATGATGGCAGGCCGGGAGATTGCAGCCAAGCTCATGGAGAGCGAGATGCTGGAGATCCTGTCCGTACTTGCCAAGGAGGAGCGCGACAAGCCCCGTGTGGCCCAAGCTGCCAAGGAGTGCCTGGCGCAGGCCGTGGCATGTGGGCTGATCAAACCCAACGTGAATGGAGAGTGA
- the LOC144271325 gene encoding uncharacterized protein LOC144271325: protein MLHRLLLGGLLCTTLPTSFLGTASARNLHLCEGYRSPDGRYHSGFYCPRLTDPPAHRCCCRHGDRALKSCCPQLEFESLRRVNLSNVPTPARLRNPLPLLAVGLYGLLVLTLMTLDFLHFCRLNQRCFYSLPSSSHLGKHLASSFPHRCPQPGLARGGTRQQELPAAQPGARRNPAAGAAHAARGPARREEGPSGRSCPQPGLARGGTQWQELAVPTAQPSQDSKCDEQVPQ, encoded by the exons ATGCTGCACAGACTCTTGCTTGGGGGCCTCCTCTGCACAACACTGCCGACCAGCTTCCTCGGCACGG CCTCGGCCCGTAACCTGCACCTCTGCGAGGGATATCGCAGCCCTGATGGACGCTACCACTCCGGCTTCTACTGCCCACGCCTCACTGACCCCCCTGCACACAGGTGCTGCTGCCGCCACGGAGACCGTGCCCTGAAATCCTGCTGCCCCCAGCTGGAGTTTGAGAGCCTGAGAAGGGTCAATCTGTCCAACGTGCCCACCCCAGCCAGACTCAG GAACCCACTGCCCCTGCTGGCTGTGGGGCTCTACGGCCTTCTCGTCCTCACGCTCATGACCCTCGACTTCCTCCACTTCTGCAGACTCAACCAGCGCTGCTTTTACAGCCTCCCGAGCAGCAGCCACCTGGGCAAGCACCTGGCCAGCTCCTTCCCGCACCGCTGCCCACAGCCCGGCCTGGCGCGAGGAGGGACCCGGCAGCAGGAGCTGCCCGCGGCCCAGCCCGGCGCGAGGAGAAACCCAGCGGCAGGAGCTGCCCACG CTGCCCGTGGCCCAGCCCGGCGCGAGGAGGGACCCAGCGGCAGGAGCTGCCCGCAGCCCGGCCTGGCGCGAGGAGGGACCcagtggcaggagctggctgtACCCacggcccagcccagccaggacagCAAGTGTGACGAGCAGGTGCCACAGTGA